Within Sporosarcina sp. PTS2304, the genomic segment TTTCATAATGACGCAGTGCCCGCTGAGCTTGATGAACGAGGTCGTCTGAGCTATTGATCTCTGAGTACTTTAACGCTGATACAAGAAGTCCGCCACCTAGAAATGTATCCCATACCGACATGCCTTCTGCTGAGTCTAATTTCTTCATCGCGCCTGCCAATGCACGTTCTGCTTTTACACCTGCTTCAAATGCTTCGTCAATTTCACGTATCATCGAATACACGCGTACCCGGTCATCCGCAATTTTCTGCAAGGTTCGATTGGCCATAGTATCATTCATACGAATCCACGTCTCTTTGTCTTTTAAGAAGTCTTCCCAATCTTCAAGTATATATGTAAAATCAGGGCTTTCCAGCTGATTACGCAATTCCTGCTCTTCTCCGGTTAAGTCTTGTACGGTCTTTTCAGCTTCATTAAATGCTAATTCTGCTTCTGCGGCTTCTTCTATTTCTTTCCTCATCTTTTCATCCCATGTACCTGTCCATTCACTAATTTTCTTGGCGAATGAAAACTTCCCCAGTTTCGCAATATCTTGTTGCTCTTTCGTTAGTTGAATATGAAGGCGATCACGTTCTTTCTTCATTGCCAGTAGCTTTTGGCTTGTCTGCTCTAAACGTGAAGTCAAACGGCGATGTGTCAATCTTCTTTCTTGTAACTTATATTGTCGTTCTTGAATATTTTGTCGCATGTTCATCACTCCTTATTTACTATACGGATTATACATAACTAAGGATTCACAATTTTCATGCATATAAATCGTAATCTTTCTCATGCTAGAAAGAAACTCATGAAGTGGCGGTGAACACTTATGGATTTTCATTCTATTTGGCAGACAGTGTTAGTTATTGTGGCAGGTATTGTGCTACTGCATATTTCGGGTCGTAAATCGATTGCGCAAATGACTATTGGACAAACTGTTTTAATGATTGCGGTGGGCACTCTGCTTATTCAACCCATAGCAAGCAAAAGCCTATGGCAGACTTTGCTCCTTTCCCTTATTTTAGTGCTGACATTGCTTTTATTTGAATTTATAGCAATGAAGTTCGATTTTTTCGAAGGACTAGTTCGCGGTCGCTCCAAAGTAGTCATTGAAAACGGCATATTAAAAATTGAGACTATGAAAAAGCTGCGTTTGACGGTGGACGAATTAGAAATGCATCTGAGGCAAGCAGGAATTGCAGCAATTGACGATGTTAAATGGGCAACTATAGAAATGAGCGGACAATTAGGTTATGTATTAGTCGACCGTAAACAATATGCTACGAAAGAAGATATAGACCGAATCCAACTGACTCTAAAAAGTATGTGTGAACAAATGCAACTGGAAAATGACTTTACACAAAAACCTTTACCTATTCCCGAACAAATTAATCTCTTTACAGAAATTAAACAGAAAGATAGCGTACCCAAGTCTCTTGAGTAAAAAGTTTAGACTTGATGTAAAAAGGGAAAGTTAGCAATAACAACTTCAAAATTGAGAGGAAGAACATTATGATAAAAGTAATGAAAAATGTTATTAAATGGGGCATGGTCTTGTATCCTGTCGTAAAGACTATTATGAATGAAAAGAAGAAAAAAGGAGCATACTCAAGTACTAGAAGTGGCAGGTAAAAGCTATTCCAGCGCGATGGTAGATTATATTCTATCATCGTTTTTATTGTCTTTTTATGAAAAAATTAAAATTTTATTAGCTTTTAAGTTTATTTTTTACGTAAAAAGAGTATACTAGATATGAGGATTTTTTTCTGACCTCTTTTTTCCTCAACTTGTTTGACCCCAAATAAAAAGCTCCTGGTACACTACATTACCTATGGAGGAGAATTTAACACATGCATTGGTACAACAAATTGAAAGAGTATTTTCCAATCGAAGAGATGAAGTCAAAGGAACATATGGAGACATTGCTAAATGATAAAGGGAATGTCTACTACAAAGAAGAAGGACCGAAACATGTACTGATGTACGTGGAAACGGAGGACTTCGTCTTCGTCGACTATCTTTTCGTATCTTCTGCCGCACGAGGGGAAGGTTTGGGAAAAAAACTGCTGGATTCGTTGAAGACCAAAAACAAGCCTATTTTACTGGAAGTCGAACCAGTAGATGAAACAGAACCGGATACTGGCAAGCGACTAAAATTCTATGCACGCGAAGATTTCAATCACGCGCAAAAGATCGGTTATAATCGTCGTTCACTAGCAACCGGGGAACAAACTATCCTCGAAATTCTATACTGGGCACCTTCAACCTCTGCCAAAGCGGATGAAAAAGAAGTATTCAACGCGATGAAAACAACCTACGAAGAAATTCATACCTACAAAGACCAAGATTTCTATGGAGATTCATATGATCCAACAGAGAAAGTTCTTCAATATCAAGCAAAACCAAAAAAGAATATTTTAGAACCTTTCACATCAGTTAGTGTGTAAGGAGCAGCCGGTCTTTCGTGAACCGGCTTTTTTGTTTGTCTTTTATTATTTGTATCTACTTATTTACTTTACTCTCTCGCTAGTTGACTTTTATCATTCGAAGTTACGTAACAGTTGATTGAATCAACCACCTTTCAGCTTTATACTAAATAAAGAAAGGTGTGATAGTGTGCTTCAAATAGGAGATGTCATTTTACAGCAAAGAAAACGTCTACAAATTACACAAGAAACACTCGCCTCTTACTGCAACGTATCTAAGGCATCGGTGTCGAAATGGGAAAAAGGCTTAAGTTATCCCGACATTACGTTACTCCCTAAAATTTCTTCTTATTTTGATCTAACTGTCGATGAGTTGCTCGGTTATGAAAGATATTTATCAAAAGAGGCTATTCAAACCATCTACTATGAATTTGCTTTGCGTTTTGGGAACGAACCATTTGAACATGTTTTTTCTGAAGTTGAAGAACAAATCAAACTATACTACCATGACCCTGGATTCTTATTGCAAATGAGTATTTTGATGCTCAACCACCATATGTTGAGTGAAAATAGCCCCTCTATTTTACAGAATATTAACCAGTGTCTCGAACGTATACGCTTAGTGAGTGAAGATGTTTGGGTTCTTCGGCAGGCAAATTCATTACAAGCGACGATTGCTCTTATGCAGGCTGATCCTAAAACTACACTAGATTTATTAGACGGCGTTATTAAGCCGACCATTGGTGACGAAATTATTTTAGCGACAGCGCATGAACAATTAGGAGATCAAGAAGAGGCTATGCGAGTCATTCAAGTGATGATGTATCAAAACATTATTCAGCTTGTAGGGAGCAGTCCGCTTTATTTGCGCCTATCGTTATCTGATCCAAAAGCATTTGATGAAACACTCCACCGAATGAATGGTCTTATTGAACTTTTTGCATTACGAAAATTGCACCCTCATGTCTGTATTCAATTTTACTTTGCTGTAGCGCAATGTGCAGCTCTTTCAAATAACAGAGAATTGCTCTATCCGTATTTACGGGAATATGTAGACTTGTGCGTTCACGATTTATTTCCTTTCACCTTACGCGGGGACGAATACTTTACGTTACTAGAAGATTGGCTCAATCAACTCGATTTAGGAACGAACGCTTTACGCGACACTTCGATCATAAAGCAGTCCATTATAGAGATGATGAATGCTCCTTTCTTTGAACCTTTTTCTGAGGACGAAGAAATGCAAGAACTACGTGAAAAACTACAATTTGGTTTGGAGGTTTTTTGATGAATAATGATTTCGATTTGGTATTGGAGTACTTACCTTTTTTAATTCCACTTATTATTTTACAGCTTGGTTTGGCTATCTTTTCCGCAATTCATGTCATCCGTCATCCACAATACCGATTTGGCAATCAAGTCATGTGGCTACTCATCGTACTATTGATCCAGTTTATCGGACCACTTGTCTATTTCGTCTTCGGAAGAGGTGAACGTTATGGTCGTACAAATTAATGGTGTAACGAAACGATTCGGTAACCACGAAGTCCTTCGCGATATTACATTAACGATTCCAAAGCACTCCATTTTTGGATTTGTCGGAGCGAATGGTGCAGGCAAAACGACATTAATGAAATGCATGCTTGGCTTGATTCCGCTCACTGCCGGCTCCATTACAATTGCAGGTGAGCTTGTAACGTTCGGTGAAACGAAATCCAATCAGCATATCGGGTATTTACCGGATGTTCCCGAATTTTATCCGTTTTATACTGCTCGTCAGTATTTAGAGCTTTGTGCAGTCATTACGAACCTAGCGAAGCACGAAAGAAAAGAGCGAATCGATGAATTATTAGAATTGGTCGGACTCGCAACTACGCACTCATTAGTTAGCACCTATTCAAGAGGAATGAAACAACGCTTAGGAATTGCACAAGCGCTGCTTAACCGGCCGAAATTATTAATATGCGATGAACCAACTTCTGCACTGGATCCGGCAGGCCGTGCACAGATTTTATCCATACTACAAAAAGCGACTGCTGAAACAACGGTCTTTTTCTCTACACATATCATTTCGGATGCAGAACAAATTTGTGATTATGTCGCTATGTTGCATGAAGGAACCATTATCTTTCAAGACGAACTGCGTAATCTGCAACAACAATTTAGCGGCCAATTTCTCTATACATTTACGATTCCAACAACAGAGGCAATGGAGCAACTTCATGACATTCCGTATACGATGACAGTAGAGGAAGACGCTTTGCTCATCACGTTACCGACTGACTCGGCACGCTTAGAATTCATGAAAGAACTAACTACACGTAACTTAATCGTCCAATCGATGAAACCGCAAACACGATTACTTGAGCAACTTGTCTTGGAGGTGCTTACATGAATCAATGGCTTGGTTTTCTTAAAAAGGAATGGCATGAAAGCGTAAAATCGTACAAGCTATTACTAGTCACAGTGATTTTCTCCATTCTAGGAATTCTTAATCCGTTTACTGCCAAGATCACCCCCGTTTTACTAGAGAAACTCATGCCTGCGGGTACTACTATGCAGCTGCCCGAGCCAACTGCTCTAGATTCCTGGTTACAATTTTATAAAAATGTACCGCAAATGGGTTTGATTGTCCTCATCTTATTATTCAGTACGATGATGTCGAAGGAATTAGAAAAAGGGACATTGACTATTTTGCTGACTAAAGGATTGCGCCGCAGTACTGTAGTAATTACGAAGTATGTGACAGCAATTTATTATTGGACTTTCGCGATCAGTTTATCGTTTGCCATTACATATGCGTATACAGCCTATTATTGGGATCAAAGTAGTCTGCAGCATCTATTTTTTTCGGTCAGCTGTTTGTATGTTTTCGGTTGCTTATTACTAGCTGTTACTCTTTGGGGTAATACGTATTTTGCTACGTCTTACGGAGGGATTGTCGTGACGTTTGTCGGCATAATCGGTTTGTTCATCGCGTCCATTTTTCCGGTACCCTCCACATGGAGCCCACTTGAATTAGCAGTTGCCCCACCACAGCTGTTGACAGGAGCAGTAGTACCCGTAGATCTTTTGGTACCCTATTTACTCACTCTATGTCTTACATTATTGTTTGTCGGCTTGACAGTTATCCATTTCAAACGAAAATTATTGTAAAATTTCTATCGATCTTACACGATGTAAGCGTTGACACGACGTAAAAAATCATGTAAATTACAAAAGGACGAACAATCCGATGAAATTCATATGAAAACATTCGTTTATAGAGGTGAAAGTAATGGATACAGTTTTTGATTACGAAGATATACAACTTGTACCTGCAAAATGCGTCGTAGAAAGCCGCTCAGAATGTGATACATCAGTTACACTAGGCGGGCATACTTTCCGATTACCTGTCGTGCCTGCAAATATGCAGACGATTATTGATGAAAAAATTGCGATTCAATTAGCTGAAGAAGGCTATTTTTATATTATGCATCGATTCAATCCAGAAAAACGTGTAGATTTCATTAAAGATATGCATGAACGCGGCCTAATCGCTTCTATTAGCGTAGGAGTGAAAGAAGAAGAATACGGTTTTGTGGAGCAACTTGCAGTAGATGCTCTTGTTCCAGAATTCATCACAATCGATATTGCTCACGGTCATTCCAACCAAGTCATTCGAATGATTCAGCATATTAAAAAGCACTTACCGATGAGCTTTGTTATTGCTGGCAATGTCGGCACACCGGAAGCTGTACGCGAGCTTGAAAACGCCGGCGCTGACGCTACAAAAGTCGGAATTGGACCAGGAAAAGTTTGTATTACAAAAATCAAGACAGGATTCGGTACAGGCGGCTGGCAATTGGCGGCTGTTCGACTATGTGCGAAAGCCGCATCCAAGCCAATTATTGCTGACGGAGGCATCCGCACACATGGCGACATCGCAAAATCTGTCCGTTTTGGAGCAAGTATGGTGATGGTTGGTTCACTTTTTGCAGGACATGAAGAGTCTCCGGGTCAAACAGTTGAGCAAGGCGGTCAAC encodes:
- a CDS encoding DUF421 domain-containing protein is translated as MDFHSIWQTVLVIVAGIVLLHISGRKSIAQMTIGQTVLMIAVGTLLIQPIASKSLWQTLLLSLILVLTLLLFEFIAMKFDFFEGLVRGRSKVVIENGILKIETMKKLRLTVDELEMHLRQAGIAAIDDVKWATIEMSGQLGYVLVDRKQYATKEDIDRIQLTLKSMCEQMQLENDFTQKPLPIPEQINLFTEIKQKDSVPKSLE
- a CDS encoding ABC transporter permease, translating into MNQWLGFLKKEWHESVKSYKLLLVTVIFSILGILNPFTAKITPVLLEKLMPAGTTMQLPEPTALDSWLQFYKNVPQMGLIVLILLFSTMMSKELEKGTLTILLTKGLRRSTVVITKYVTAIYYWTFAISLSFAITYAYTAYYWDQSSLQHLFFSVSCLYVFGCLLLAVTLWGNTYFATSYGGIVVTFVGIIGLFIASIFPVPSTWSPLELAVAPPQLLTGAVVPVDLLVPYLLTLCLTLLFVGLTVIHFKRKLL
- a CDS encoding helix-turn-helix domain-containing protein — encoded protein: MLQIGDVILQQRKRLQITQETLASYCNVSKASVSKWEKGLSYPDITLLPKISSYFDLTVDELLGYERYLSKEAIQTIYYEFALRFGNEPFEHVFSEVEEQIKLYYHDPGFLLQMSILMLNHHMLSENSPSILQNINQCLERIRLVSEDVWVLRQANSLQATIALMQADPKTTLDLLDGVIKPTIGDEIILATAHEQLGDQEEAMRVIQVMMYQNIIQLVGSSPLYLRLSLSDPKAFDETLHRMNGLIELFALRKLHPHVCIQFYFAVAQCAALSNNRELLYPYLREYVDLCVHDLFPFTLRGDEYFTLLEDWLNQLDLGTNALRDTSIIKQSIIEMMNAPFFEPFSEDEEMQELREKLQFGLEVF
- the guaC gene encoding GMP reductase, with product MDTVFDYEDIQLVPAKCVVESRSECDTSVTLGGHTFRLPVVPANMQTIIDEKIAIQLAEEGYFYIMHRFNPEKRVDFIKDMHERGLIASISVGVKEEEYGFVEQLAVDALVPEFITIDIAHGHSNQVIRMIQHIKKHLPMSFVIAGNVGTPEAVRELENAGADATKVGIGPGKVCITKIKTGFGTGGWQLAAVRLCAKAASKPIIADGGIRTHGDIAKSVRFGASMVMVGSLFAGHEESPGQTVEQGGQLYKEYFGSASEFQKGEKKNVEGKKMFVEYKGPLKDTLIEMEQDLQSSISYAGGKTLNAIRTVDYVIVKNSIFNGDKVF
- a CDS encoding PLDc N-terminal domain-containing protein — its product is MNNDFDLVLEYLPFLIPLIILQLGLAIFSAIHVIRHPQYRFGNQVMWLLIVLLIQFIGPLVYFVFGRGERYGRTN
- a CDS encoding GNAT family N-acetyltransferase, whose protein sequence is MHWYNKLKEYFPIEEMKSKEHMETLLNDKGNVYYKEEGPKHVLMYVETEDFVFVDYLFVSSAARGEGLGKKLLDSLKTKNKPILLEVEPVDETEPDTGKRLKFYAREDFNHAQKIGYNRRSLATGEQTILEILYWAPSTSAKADEKEVFNAMKTTYEEIHTYKDQDFYGDSYDPTEKVLQYQAKPKKNILEPFTSVSV
- a CDS encoding ABC transporter ATP-binding protein; its protein translation is MVVQINGVTKRFGNHEVLRDITLTIPKHSIFGFVGANGAGKTTLMKCMLGLIPLTAGSITIAGELVTFGETKSNQHIGYLPDVPEFYPFYTARQYLELCAVITNLAKHERKERIDELLELVGLATTHSLVSTYSRGMKQRLGIAQALLNRPKLLICDEPTSALDPAGRAQILSILQKATAETTVFFSTHIISDAEQICDYVAMLHEGTIIFQDELRNLQQQFSGQFLYTFTIPTTEAMEQLHDIPYTMTVEEDALLITLPTDSARLEFMKELTTRNLIVQSMKPQTRLLEQLVLEVLT